A region from the Lepidochelys kempii isolate rLepKem1 chromosome 16, rLepKem1.hap2, whole genome shotgun sequence genome encodes:
- the PAXX gene encoding LOW QUALITY PROTEIN: protein PAXX (The sequence of the model RefSeq protein was modified relative to this genomic sequence to represent the inferred CDS: inserted 2 bases in 2 codons) codes for MAEPAGPFYALRLGDHQYLCYCAAQESSGFNIYVTNASEVWSTDFTLEKLEGHKAQSGMCPSEDYSTKFREAFEHRAAALTVHDSKATLRLKEGTWSLTFDLFKLPCSEARNQLQALMFGLVGCVSSLEKRLEAAEDAAASCSPEKNLLQSQRLLIPDLSPRKNRGGGSAMTAKRRVPGESLINPGFKSGARCPXRCIDRTPRVRLPWRGRRPWVINLHQLLLSCGHLLPTCITGRXDSGLQLPSQPQSRGSPAGGGGRWRRLS; via the exons ATGGCCGAGCCGGCGGGGCCCTTTTACGCGCTGCGGCTCGGGGATCACCAGTATCTCTGCTACTGCGCCGCGCAGGAGAGCAGCGGCTTCAATATCTA TGTAACCAATGCATCTGAGGTGTGGAGTACTGATTTCACCCTGGAGAAGCTGGAAGGACAT aagGCCCAGAGTGGGATGTGTCCTTCTGAAGATTACAGCACAAAGTTCAG AGAAGCCTTTGAGCACAGAGCTGCTGCCTTGACAGTACATGACAGCAAAGCCACCCTGCGGCTGAAGGAAGGTACCTGGAGCTTGACTTTTGACCTATTCAAGCTACCCTGCTCTGAAGCTAGGAACCAGTTGCAGGCATTGATGTTTGGCTTAGTGGGGTGTGTCAGCAGCCTGGAGAAACGTCTTGAAG CTGCAGAGGATGCTGCTGCTTCATGCAGTCCAGAGAAGAACCTGCTCCAGAGCCAAAGGCTGTTGATCCCAG ACCTGAGTCCCAGGAAGAACAGGGGAGGCGGCTCAGCCATGACAGCCAAGAGACGAGTCCCAGGAGAGTCTCTCATTAACCCGGGATTCAAAAG TGGGGCCAGGTGTC TCAGATGTATTGACCGGACGCCCAGAGTCCGGTTACCATGGCGGGGCAGGAGGCCCTGGGTCATCAACCTGCACCAGCTCCTTCTCAGCTGTGGCCACCTCCTTCCTACCTGCATCACAGGCA CAGACAGCGGGCTGCAGCTCccgtcccagccccagagcagagggagcccagctggtggAGGAGGAAGATGGAGAAGATTGAgctaa